The genomic interval GTGCGGAGGCGGCGAACGACGCCTTTGCACGCACGTTCGATCTCTTCAACAGGACCCTTCGCGTGGCTCACGCAACGGCCCGCCGCTAGAGGGCCGCACCGAACTGTCATTCTGAGCCGGCAGTCGAAGAATCTCGCGAGAAGTGATCGTTACTGCGTAGATCCTTCGCTTCGCTCACCATGACCGGTCATTTTTCGCCCACGTCTCCAGGGCTGTTTCGCGAAGCCTCTTACGGCTGCCTGGTGAAGGTTGGCGGTGAGATGTGGCTGCTCGCAGCGACGCTCTGTGACGTGCCTCTGTTTACACGATAGACCGGCTTGATGAGGAGCCGAGACCGTGCAATGCTCGCGCTACGACGCGCGGTCGGCTTGCCGGTCAGTCCCTGGCGCGCGCGCGTTGGGATTCGAGCAGATGCGACGCCGATGCCGGCGGCCAGGTCCGTGGGCTGTAGACGAGTGTCCAGGGATCATACTGCCCCATCCACGCACGGTCGTTCATCGGGTAGTCCCATGCAACCAGCTCGAGCTGGTTGCCGTCCGGGTCGAGGAAGTGCAGCTCCACTCGTGTGGGCACGCCCATCGCCTCTTGGTCAGCTTCTCTGAAGAGCAGAGCGTGGGGAACCTCCCACTCCTTGAGATGCTCGACCCAGGCATCGACCTCTGCGCCGGGGATGGCGAAACCCCAGTGGGGATTCGTGCTGTCGACGGGATTCCATCCGTAATACTGTCGCACGAGCACCACGTCGACGCCTTCGCAGATGCGAACTCGCACCGCTGGATGGTCCACCTGACTCATCTCGGTTATGCCGCGTGCTACGACATCCCCGCCCAGCACGTGCGTGTAGAAGAGCTCGGCTCGTGCGAGGTCGCGAACGGGGAGGGTGAAGCGGTCGACGCCATCCAGATCGAGGGCCTTTGTGGCGCGGGGATTCGCTCGCGGCATGGTTATCGGCCCTCGCTGGGTGGGGACCCGCCGTCGGGCACGGCCGCACGCCACGCTCGCCACGGGTAGTACTGCGTGCTCGGATCGAACGAGCCTACCTGAATGTCCTTGCGGAACGGATACGCCTCGCACCGCAGCTCCAGCTGGTTTCCATCCGGGTCTCGGAAGTAGACCGAAACGGGCACCAGCGTTCCCTCGCCAGCGCCGGCCGGCGTCGCCGCGATGATGGGGACCCGGGCCTTTTCCAGTCGCGCGATGATCTCATCGAGCCTGGCCGCGGTTGCCACGCGGAAAGCGCGGTGGGGAAACACCTGGTCGGTGGCAGGGAAACCCCATGGCTGCCAGTAGGCGTTCAGGTTCGCCTCGCCCTCGAAGAGCTGGATGTCCAGGTGCGCGCCACGCACGCGGCCCGCGTTGTGCCCTGCCCAGGTGGCCTCGACGACGACTTCCCCGCCGAGCACCTCGCAATAGAACTTGCGCGCGACTTCGAGGTCACGAACCGGGACATTGAAATGGTCCAGACGCAAAAGACGGAGATCACGCTCCGCGGCGGTCCGAGGCTGGGTATCAGGCATGGCGACCTCCAGCGCTCCTGTTTGGCGCAGTATACGCCCGCCAAACAGGCGAGGCGGAACCGCGATGGCTGATACCGCCGTCGCGCAACGCCTGCGCGCGGCGTCATCCCTCGTCGACGACGAAGTCCGAAAATGCGCGGATGAGCGGACCTTGGCTCTCCCCGATCCACGGTTTCACCGTGTGCGAGGAGATCCGCGCCAGGCTTGGCCACGGCCCGTGGAACCGCCGGCTACCATGCGTGATACCATGCCTTCCGCGCTGGCAATGGCTGTTCAGCGCAACCGCGTTCGCCAGCTCCGCGTAGTGGAGGGACGTATGAAGGCGCTGCAGCCGGGTCCCGATCTGACCCTTACCGAGGCCCGCGCCATCATGGACCGGGCGATCGAGCGGACTCGACGATTCAAGCTAGCCGGAACGATCGTCATTATGGACCTGGGAGCCAATCTCGTTTGTCTATCCCGGATGAGCACTTCCCCGGCCAGCGCCTGGATCGCGCGCGGAAAGGCATACCTCACGGCCGCCCGTCGGGTGAATCTCACCGAAACCAGCATTCGATGGCACGAGCGGCCGTTCAATAATCCAAACTGGGCGCGCATGGTGCAGGAGCCTGTCTTCCCGGGCGAAGGGGGGATGCTCATCCGCCGGGATGGCCGTGCGATTGGTGCCATTGCCACGGGTGAGGGCATTGGCCCGTACGATGAGATCCCCGGCGTCGATCCGGGCGAGTTCGAGCATGATGGCGTGCGGGGGAACGCCGAAGACGTAGTCATCGCTTATGCGCTCGGTATTCCCTACACGGACCAGCACACCAGAACCACCGATCGTCCCGCGAGGGAAGGACCGCTTCGGGGACGGCCCGGAAATGAGTGCCGCGACGACCTCCCCCACTCGCTTGACGTCGCCCGACGCTACGCGGATCGCGCGCTGGGGCTCGCCCAGCAACAGGGATTTGCGCTCGGTGTCGCCGTGGTGGACGAGACGGGCCTCGTGATGCAGATGGACCGGATGGACGGCGCGCCGCCCGGCTCCCCGGACCTCGCGGAAGCGCGAGCGGCCACGGCGCTCGTCTTTCAGCGCCCTTCCCTGGAGGTCACCAGGACCACCCCGCCCCATCGCCTCGCGCGCGTGAACGAGATCGTCCATTTCCAGATTTTGGACGGCGGCGGCGGAGCGCCCATCGTCCGCGAAGGGCGGATTGTGGGCGCAGTGGGGGTGTTTGGCGCGATCAGCGATGTAGACGCCGATGCGCTCGCGCGGGCGGCGGCGGCAGGCTAACTCGATCCGTGGCCCGGGGCGTCGTCCTGGGCGGCTGGCCAGCGCTCTCCTGGTCGTCCTCGCTCAGCAGGTCCGATCTAGCGTGCCCCCAGAACCCCCAGGCCGGTCGTTGTAGGAACATCGCCTCTCGATGCGTCCGTGAAGTGCCGCTCGCTGGTCAGATGGATCGACTGCGTCCACTGCTTCAGCGGGCGTCCCTCGGCCAGAGCCCGGAGCTCCCGCGCCCACAGTCGTCGCCAGAAGATCATCGAGTTGTCGGACTGTCCCAGGTGCTCGTGCGCGAAATCGGGAATTGAGCCCTGGCCGACCATCGACGCGTAGTCCTGCACGTTCACGATGTTCGTGATCTCGCTGAGGCTCGGGTCGTGCACGTCCTTCTCCCCGCGGAGGACCGCCTCGCCGACCTCCGTCGGTGACACCATGCCCTGACCGGACCGCTGATTGCCCCGACGGGTCTGGTACGCCTCGAGCTTGTCCAGCGGGATGGCTCGCACCACCGGATGGATGCAGTGCGTGTCGTCGATGGGGACTTTCCAGCCAACGTTCTGCGAGCCGTCGGGCGCAATGAACTGCGTCATAGCGGGCATGAGGCGATGGCCCGTGCTTTCAATGCCGCCCGGCGTGATCTCGTGGACCGCCATGCCGTACGGTGTCTCTTCTGCCCAGACCCGAGGCGGCTCGACCAGCCCGATCTGGCCGTGGGGACCTTCCCGATGGACGAAGGCCACGTGCACGGGGTCGTTCTCTTGCCGGTTCCAGAAGCTACACGGCCAGATGGGGAAACGGTTCACTTCGAGGTATTTCCCATCGTCGAGCTGCGGGAAGCGGTACATGGGCGGCGGGTCGCCGTCGCCCATGTAGAGGAAGATCAGCCCGATGTACTCCTCGGCGGGATAGCTCCGGATCTTGATTCGCTGGCAGAACGGCTCTGGCTCTGCGGGCTGCTCGACGCACTGGCCATCCGGACCGTACATCCAGCCGTGATAGAAGCAGCGGATGTTGTTCCCCTCGACCCAGCCAGTCGAGAGCTGGGTGCCTCGATGCGCGCACCGGAAGGCGACGCAGTGCGGCGTGCCGTCCTCCCCGCGGTACAGGGTGAGGTCCTCACTCATGATGCGAATGGGCTTGGCGCGACCAGTCGGCAGGTCGTCGGAGCGCATGATCGGGTGCCAGAACAAGCGCAGATACTGCCCGGCGAGCGTGTCCGGCCCCGTATGCACGAAGTCCGTCCAGTCAGCTTCTGTCCACGCGCGGCGTTGCTGTGTGGTCATGTCTCTCTCCTAACGCTCGTCGACATCCCATAGATACGCGTTCCGATAGTAGCTTCCCCAGTACCCATTTGCGCCCACGTGCGCGCCGAATCCGCCGTTGATGTCGTCGTACGCCTTCACTCCTTTGCGGGCCGCCATGTATGCCGCTTGGTAGAACGTCGGCAGAATGAGCATATTGCCGACGACGTAGTTGTTGATCGCCCCCATCGCCTTTTTACGGTCGGAGAGGGTGAGACTGGACTGGAACGCGGCGGCGAGGCGCTGCCCCTCCGCGTCCTCGAAACCATTGCGGTTGCCTGTCCAGCGATTCTGGGCAGTGCCCGCCGGTTGTCCGATCTCTGTCGTGATCTCGCCGCTATACAATTCGAATCCGGGAAATTGAGCCCGGGCAGCACGGTCGCGGGACTCCGCTGCGCTCCCGACGTGCTCATCGACGTCGAGGCCGACCGCGCGCCAATAAGCGGCGCAGGCGGCGATCTCCTGGTCAGTCCCAAGGCTGCCCCAAATGGCCGTGCGGAAGGGGCGGCCATCGGTGTCATTGCGCAGCTTGCCGTCAGAACCGAGCGTCCACCCGGCGTCGCGAAGAGCCGCCTGCGCTTTCTCGGGGTTGTAGGCGAATTCGCGGAGCGAATCTCTCGTGACCTCATACAGAGGGTCGGTGGCCGGCAAGATCGACCACGCGGCAAGCTGGGGATTGCCTCCGTTCACTGCGTCGGATAACGCCTCGATGTCCAAGGCGTAGCGCAGCGCCTTGCGCACGCTGGCGCTCCCCGTAACTGTTGGCTCCATCTGCAACGTGGGCCGCCACTGTGGCTCCAGGAAGCGGATCGCATTGGGAATCACGTGGACAGTC from Chloroflexota bacterium carries:
- a CDS encoding heme-binding protein — translated: MKALQPGPDLTLTEARAIMDRAIERTRRFKLAGTIVIMDLGANLVCLSRMSTSPASAWIARGKAYLTAARRVNLTETSIRWHERPFNNPNWARMVQEPVFPGEGGMLIRRDGRAIGAIATGEGIGPYDEIPGVDPGEFEHDGVRGNAEDVVIAYALGIPYTDQHTRTTDRPAREGPLRGRPGNECRDDLPHSLDVARRYADRALGLAQQQGFALGVAVVDETGLVMQMDRMDGAPPGSPDLAEARAATALVFQRPSLEVTRTTPPHRLARVNEIVHFQILDGGGGAPIVREGRIVGAVGVFGAISDVDADALARAAAAG
- a CDS encoding VOC family protein — encoded protein: MPDTQPRTAAERDLRLLRLDHFNVPVRDLEVARKFYCEVLGGEVVVEATWAGHNAGRVRGAHLDIQLFEGEANLNAYWQPWGFPATDQVFPHRAFRVATAARLDEIIARLEKARVPIIAATPAGAGEGTLVPVSVYFRDPDGNQLELRCEAYPFRKDIQVGSFDPSTQYYPWRAWRAAVPDGGSPPSEGR
- a CDS encoding Rieske 2Fe-2S domain-containing protein encodes the protein MTTQQRRAWTEADWTDFVHTGPDTLAGQYLRLFWHPIMRSDDLPTGRAKPIRIMSEDLTLYRGEDGTPHCVAFRCAHRGTQLSTGWVEGNNIRCFYHGWMYGPDGQCVEQPAEPEPFCQRIKIRSYPAEEYIGLIFLYMGDGDPPPMYRFPQLDDGKYLEVNRFPIWPCSFWNRQENDPVHVAFVHREGPHGQIGLVEPPRVWAEETPYGMAVHEITPGGIESTGHRLMPAMTQFIAPDGSQNVGWKVPIDDTHCIHPVVRAIPLDKLEAYQTRRGNQRSGQGMVSPTEVGEAVLRGEKDVHDPSLSEITNIVNVQDYASMVGQGSIPDFAHEHLGQSDNSMIFWRRLWARELRALAEGRPLKQWTQSIHLTSERHFTDASRGDVPTTTGLGVLGAR
- a CDS encoding VOC family protein; the protein is MPRANPRATKALDLDGVDRFTLPVRDLARAELFYTHVLGGDVVARGITEMSQVDHPAVRVRICEGVDVVLVRQYYGWNPVDSTNPHWGFAIPGAEVDAWVEHLKEWEVPHALLFREADQEAMGVPTRVELHFLDPDGNQLELVAWDYPMNDRAWMGQYDPWTLVYSPRTWPPASASHLLESQRARARD
- a CDS encoding ABC transporter substrate-binding protein, with protein sequence MALTEIHTDGLITADRDAHKQVGRLAEKVPSLDDGTIAVLPDGRMRVEFGLRKGVTWQDGAPFTAQDLVFSYDIGGPSGLPTSLNDAMEYVSGVEAPDDLTFVIYYKQPYFLGTALGPLMFWPLPQHLLGDAYARYRESGNLDDILSDPYWTSGYVNTGAFRLTSFDPGSGMDFQAYDGYYLGRPKIDVVYVRIFNDDSALESSLLAGAVDLTPELALRQATGVPLKERWQASGEGTVHVIPNAIRFLEPQWRPTLQMEPTVTGSASVRKALRYALDIEALSDAVNGGNPQLAAWSILPATDPLYEVTRDSLREFAYNPEKAQAALRDAGWTLGSDGKLRNDTDGRPFRTAIWGSLGTDQEIAACAAYWRAVGLDVDEHVGSAAESRDRAARAQFPGFELYSGEITTEIGQPAGTAQNRWTGNRNGFEDAEGQRLAAAFQSSLTLSDRKKAMGAINNYVVGNMLILPTFYQAAYMAARKGVKAYDDINGGFGAHVGANGYWGSYYRNAYLWDVDER